A genomic segment from Scyliorhinus canicula unplaced genomic scaffold, sScyCan1.1, whole genome shotgun sequence encodes:
- the LOC119960684 gene encoding zinc finger MYM-type protein 1-like gives MAESYHIIMNGSHPINKQYNFPKDANKRSFSVTMMYRKINNGENFLRRWLIYSESTNKIYCFCCKIFGFSNKSLLGKSGINDWKHAHEYLQSHENAVHHLECLKKWFETSLRLQTNKSIDKGMQSRVGKEREHWCKVLERLMSITLYLAEHNLAFRGTSDTLFTPHNGNFLGLIELLGKYDLTMSEHLRRVVSKETHIHYCGKNVQNEIINLLGNAVQENILNRAKEAKYFSLILDCTPDISHVEQLSFTIRFLDVEDISIKEHFVNYKPVIDTTGKGLYESILDFLRASELDLHNCRGQGYDNGSNMKGKNKGVQARIMKENPQAFYMPCGCHSLNLVVGDRATSCRESTSLFGTVQRIYILFSASPCRWHALKKHVKCLTAKPLCETRWECRLECVKAIKYEIIGIREALYELSEMPASDPAMRHEAETLVTQIEDYSFLVMLNVWYDVLGRVNVVSKTMQNTSVEMSTAVSLMNN, from the coding sequence ATGGCTGAAAGTTATCACATCATTATGAATGGGTCGCATCCTATTAATAAACAGTACAATTTTCCAAAAGATGCAAATAAACGTAGTTTCTCTGTGACAATGATGTATAGGAAAATAAACAACGGTGAGAATTTTCTTAGAAGGTGGCTTATTTATTCAGAGAGCACCAAtaaaatttattgcttttgttgcaaaatttttggcttctcaaataagtcattgttaggaaaatctggaattaatgactGGAAGCATGCTCATGAATATTTGCAGTCACATGAAAATGCAGTACATCATCTGGAATGTCTTAAGAAGTGGTTTGAAACATCACTGCGATTGCAGACTAATAAATCTATTGATAAGGGGATGCAGTCACGAGTGGGAAAAGAACGAGAGCATTGGTGTAAAGTTTTGGAACGTTTAATGAGCATCACTCTGTATTTAGCTGAACATAATTTGGCTTTCAGAGGAACTTCAGACACATTATTTACACCGCACAATGGGAATTTTTTAGGTCTTATCGAGCTACTTGGAAAATATGATCTGACAATGAGTGAACATTTACGTCGGGTTGTGTCTAAAGAAACTCACATTCACTATTGCGgaaaaaatgttcagaatgaaataatcaatttgttgggaaatgctgttcaggAAAATATATTAAACCGAGCTAAAGAAGCCAAATATTTTAGTCTTATCTTAGACTGTACGCCAGATATAAGTCATGTGGAGCAGCTTTCATTTACAATACGATTTTTAGATGTAGAAGACATTTCAATAAAGGAACATTTTGTTAACTATAAACCAGTTATAGATACTACAGGCAAAGGATTATATGAAAGTATACTTGATTTTCTGAGAGCGAGCGAGCTAGACTTACATAACTGCAGAGGTCAGGGCTATGATAATGGTTCAAATATGAAAGGAAAGAATAAAGGGGTTCAGGCACGGATCATGAAAGAAAATCCACAGGCGTTTTATATGCCATGTGGATGTCATAGCCTAAACTTAGTGGTTGGTGACAGGGCAACAAGTTGCCGGGAATCCACTTCACTTTTTGGTACTGTCCAGCgcatatatattttgttttctgcctctccttgcAGATGGCATGCACTGAAAAAACATGTTAAATGCCTCACTGCAAAACCTTTATGCGAGACTAGATGGGAGTGCAGATTAGAATGTGTCAAAGCCATTAAATATGAAATTATAGGAATCCGAGAAGCTCTTTATGAACTTTCAGAAATGCCTGCTTCTGATCCTGCAATGCGACATGAAGCAGAGACTCTTGTAACACAAATAGAAGATTACAGTTTTCTAGTGATGCTGAATGTCTGGTATGATGTCTTAGGCAGAGTAAATGTTGTCAGTAAAACTATGCAGAACACCTCTGTGGAAATGTCTACCGCAgtttcattaatgaataat